Below is a window of Leptidea sinapis chromosome 4, ilLepSina1.1, whole genome shotgun sequence DNA.
TATCGATGTAGCCTCTGCATATGATAATGTACTTCTTCCGTTGCTCAGGCAAAAACTGCACCAGCTGAGTGTACCGCCGAGGATAACACATTTCATATGTTACCTGCTTTCTGGCAGGTCAGTTATCGCAAAACACCAGTCTTCCAGCCAGATTAGTGTGGAAAGGTCTTCCCCAAGGCTCTGTTCTCAGTCCTTTGCTATACAGCATATATACTCAGGATCTAGAACTGTccgttaataatttttgtaacatcttgcagtatgctgatgatattgTCCTTTATCATAGCTCAGGCTCTGTAGAGGAAATATCCCAATGCCTCAACTCTGCTTTGTACTATTTAGGGCAATGGCTCTCCGACCACGGCCTATCTTTGTCAGTGTCTAAATGCAGGCAGTTGTGTTTACAAGGAAAAGATCTATCCCTACCTTTAGCTTTTACTATGAGGACCAACTCATCAACTTGGTAGATAAGGCAAAGTTCCTTGGAGTTATCCTTGATTACAGACTGAACGGATTGGCTCATACcgaatatgtaattaataaatgtgaAAAGGGCATCAATTTTCTACGCGCAGTAGCGGGAGTCTGGTGGGGTGCTCATGCCTACTCCCTGAAACTCTTATATAATGCTTTAGTTCGTAGCTATATTGATTACTGTTCGTTTGTTTTAGACCCCTTAAAAAACAGTGTCTGAGAagctaaataaaatttaatatcgtTGCCTCAGAATTATTCTGGGTGCAATGAAGTCTTCCCCCACTAACGCTCTACAAGTCGAATGTGTCGATCCTCCTTTACATCTCCGACGGCAATACCTATGTGACCGGTTTGTCAGCAAAATGTTACAGCTTTCCTCCCACCCATTGTGGACCAAATTGGACCAGCTATCTCAAGTCCATAGCCGACGCAATCCCTCTTCTTATCTATTGGATAGTTTCCGTAAGTTTACCAATCTCCCTCATCCCTTGTTATCTTTATCGATGAGTCCTCTATTCTCCACATCATATAAAGCCCTGGTTTTCAATCCTTCCATCGTTACTGATCTTGGTTTGGTCAAAGGAGCCCCCGATACTTATTCGAAATTTCAATGCTTAGTTCATCAGAATTGGTCAAATCACTTTCTTATCTACACAGATGCTTCAAAGATGTCTCAGCATAGTTGTGTTGGCGCAGCTTGCTGGGTCCCCAGCTTTAAAGTCATTTTACAATTCAAATGTTCTCCTGAGTCTTCGGTGTTTACAGGAGAGGCCGTTGCCTTATTAGAAGCAATCCTGTTTACCCGCTCCCATAACCTGAATCAAACTGTTATTTTTACTGACTCCCTTAGTTGTTTATCATCCATCAAGGAAAACCCATTCCGGAGTAAGTCAAGACATCCAATTATTCTTCAGATTAGGGAGGCTCTATTTTCCTGTCATCAAAATGGAATAAATTTAACACTTGTCTGGATTCCAGGTCATTCTGGCATTGCAGTCAATGAAACAGCAGACTCTTGTGCTAAATCTGCTATACAAATGGGTTCTTatgaacattataaaaatagttcGCAAGATCGAGTGCACTTTCTAAAACTTATCTCGACAAGTCCTGGAATACATACTGGAatgaatcaaaattggttaaagGTAAATTCTATGCCTCAGTCCAACCAGATATACCAAGGCGTCCATGGTTTTTTTCCCACAGATATGCAGACAGATGGGTTACCTCCACAATATGTCGCCTACGTCTTGGTCATTCCAGCACACCTGTCCACCTGCACAAGATCAGAGTTAGAGATCACTCCTTGTGTGAATGTGGCTTGGACGACGGTACTGTATCTCATATAATATTTTCCTGTCCTAAACTTCTTCATCCCCTTTATGACGTTCTTCCACCGAAATTCCCCGTCCAGTAAACGTTGAATGTTTGTTAATGTCTGTGTTTAGtccttattgtaattttttatgtaaatatgtcaaatataaattattatatttgacatatttacataaaacatacatattaagctgtaaatatataatgtagagtgtattttgtataatattgtgttgttcCAGGCTAGAAAGTAACCATACTATAAAATAACACTATACTCAAAAAAACCTGccacttataaattaaatttattattaaattcatacaaaatttccATAACGTGTCTCTTCAATTCCACTCGACATTGGCGAAATAATTTGCGCCCGACTGGTGCAGCCACAcgccatatcacaaaaattgaattgaattgactCATGGACTTTAGTGCACTGCAATACTATCAATTCAAATTGACTGcaaaacagtttattaatgTCCTTATTTTCTTgcctgttttttattttattcccaaataatattgacatacctatccttagattaagggttggtttccgctgtgctccaactagattccGTACTACCTACGAACAATAGCTCTTTTGTTACaacaactttatattgtagtgtgtattggctatttgtaaatatGCTCGTGTGCGTGGGCATCTTGACGCTCATTGGCATCTTTCACATTTTGTAACTTTattacgcttcgtgttattttacattgaaattgataaaatacaacATATTTACTgaccagtgtctttcttatttcttgtagtattatttttgcaaagtTTTACTATGCGACcgtttagtttaaatttttagtaaagtttaacacaacatgtggcacatcaacctcacacattgttcgagactggctcgagtacgcccacttgggcgtagtaatAGTTGCCGAactttgtgtgtgtgttgttgGAGTGCAACGGGGACCAATTTTTAATCTAAGGACAAacctaataaaaatatgttactgACATGGTATACAACTTGTATGACCACAGTCTTTAAATACATAGCTAAGTCTAAATATTTAGACGGAAATTTGCCATTAAGTTCAGTACTTACTTAGTAGGTATAATCGTGGTCAAAAGAACAGAAGGTATTCAGATTCTATATTTCTTCGAAGTAatgacaatataaaaatatatatcttctGGTAAAAGCCcgataaatatcaatatttattggtCATACGTATCGGTTTACAAAAAGGGGTTAATATTATGcaatttttcaacttttttcCCAAAACGCGAACTACAGATAGTTTCTACGGGTAGTTTCATGCAGGCCCCTATTGACATAATGTTAAACCATAGCCCATACATGGGTGATCAATGTcctttcaattatttactattttcttATGACAAAGGTTAAGTAGCTCTATCCCGTTTTGTAGCGCCACGATGTGGCTGTATACATCACCATGCCAggaatgaaaacataattatagcATAATTAACAGTTTTTCTTTTGGTATGAATACTCAATGTATTTTCCTATAAAAattcatttcaatttttaaGTTGGCACTTCCGCATTTTATTAGGTATTATCTAAATCTTCTTTGTTTCCTTCCTTAAAATATGGCGACAGGAGCAATAGCTGGTCCATGTATATAGGTAAATTGCTTAAGCTGTGAGCATCAATTTAAGAATTAAAAGGTGTTTTCTGCTACTTCTCATCACAgctcaacttttttttataactttattatatttttttttaattaataaatatttatactgatCTGTCAAGAGTGGGGTTTGTCACATTATTACATGAGCTTGATACTCATGCTAGGATGGCTACacaaaatatctaataattatgTTCTTGTTATGTGATTTCTTTCTTTCCTCCCAAACAGTCCGTAATAATTAATTCTCTCAAATCAATGCAGCACTTTCAAATGcttctattaaataaaacaagctATCAATTAATATAggtacctatttattttatcataacaATAATCTCAAAGCTACAAGCAGATACAATGAATAATTAGGGTGAACATGTTGTATTCTAGACATATTGCCTTAATGGATAGTGGCTGATATATTGTTGCGTTTCACATTTCACAAGGGTGGAAAAGAAAGTTAGTGAGAAAACTaaattaactaatatttaaCACTTAACATTTGACACTTTAAGGTTATAGGTAGGTACTATATGTATACTATAAAACACACTATTATACTTCAATAGCTAACTTACAAAAGTGAatacacatattaatataaataataagtttgttttataCGATATAGAAATTTTCTTTTTAGTACTTacctaataacaataaataggTTTAAcagtacaaattatttaagttttctttagtgttaattccgccaatatttgtttttaaacaattctacacgaggcatcctcaggacgtgttgtctcgtcaaaatctggcacgagactcaagatTTTGGcggaatattggcggaattaacactaaagaaaattttaatcatttgtataattatggatttccgcaaagtaacgcctacttcaataaaaaggtTTAACAGCTGTTCTAAACTTGTAAAAGGCATACTGTATAGGTACAATATCAAACATGTATGAAATAAGGTCATCACTGGCGTTTGCTTAGTATAAAATCCTATCCTACAAATAAGACAAAGCAAAAAATGCgaattatattgataatataattatatttaaatataatgtaggAAATATAATGATGTATCATAATTTATGTTAGATTCGAAATGTTGCCCTTTCGAGATAGGAAGACAAAAAGTGAAAAATGGcaagtaattaacaattattcaaattctttttcactaataaaatttgaaaattctgttgatgtgctctaaccaactgagcaaaCCGCTCAGTTgcttagagcactggcacggaacaccagaggtcgtgggttcgagtcccgcgtcgttcataaaattttgtttttcaaattttattcgtgtattcATTCTAGAAGTtagggttaccactttaaaaacatagcaaATTGTTCAAATTCTTCTATTTTGCCAAATTATTACAGTTTCGGGATTATTCAAAATACCATAACTAAACAAGAATCATGAATTGACGCAGTTGACTAACCCAAGTCTTGTGGATTTAACAGGAAACGAATACGCAATGCAAGGGTACCTATTATAATGCACTGTATCAAATGCATATGTCTTTTGACTACAAAAATTAGTAAATATAACTCTACCCTCAATTTAACATCACACAGATGGCAATACCTCACACATTGACAAGTCGAGCGTTTCATTTGTGCCAGAAGCGAGTCAGTGTGATACCTATGAGATCTTATAAACCGTCTTAGGTAATAATTgtgtaataatttattgattaaattatAGCCACCTataatttaatcaataaatgTTGTATCACACTTTTTACTGAACAAAATAGACCAAATAAGCCCTATAAGTcttattttaatcaataaataagacAACACACCATTAAGtgaacttaataaattaaaagcgGCCATCCCTCCGTTTTGGTGGCTATAACTATGctttattcatttaataagGCAACTATTAAGGCGTCATCTCCACGAGCGAGGGAATCGTGGCAATATTATCGTCGTGCCACGTATTTCTATATACTCTCTATGAACGCGTCTCAATACGGCGACGTAATCGCGGCGAACGTCGTCATATCGCCGCGGTATCCACGCTACTGGTAGCGCACTCGCCGCATTACGTGGCGCTCTCGCAGCGAGCACAACGTATCATCAGGGATATGCGATTCCGTTACGAGCCGTCGCGGACACGCTGTGATTCTGCCACGATATCGTGACGATACGCTGGTAGAATAATCGCTCGTTCGTGGAGATTACCCGACGATAAAGGCTCGGACTCGTCGCGATTCTCCCGCTCGTGGAGATAGCGCCTAAGTGAACATAATAAATCAAATGCGGCTCAGTTTTGGTTGCTATTAATAAATTCATGATTAAATCATTGATACAAGCCTAGTAGGTAAATATAATTGATCGAATAAGGCCATCTCTGATGCTGTCGCTGCTCTGACCGATGCCGAAGTTAAAGAAGACCGACTCGGCCGCGACCTGCTGCGCGCACGTGCCCATCGGGTACCAGCCCACCTTGTTGAACACGATGCCCACTTTGTATACCTGAtttgatcgaaaattcgttagacagtcgttgaaattatggatgaaagttgatttttctgagacaACATTTTTCAATGTAAAATCATTGTAATAGATCTTGTgacgtgttatttttttatgtaataataattgtcatttttgtgtacgatagcgcaataaatgaatattgtatttaaccacataaatgctagtatttttatactggtaaataaagcaattcgtgtgaAATTATTCCCTGACCATTCCATTATATTCAAAAAACACGttttaatgttcaagttttcacttctgccggcactcccggagtgcaacccgttatttcttatttgttttaattcaatatactctacaaagctgtggaattagcttccttgtgcggtgtttccgggacgatacgacatgggtaccttcaaaaaaagcgcgtacaccttccttaaagccaatgctcctgtgattcctctggtgttgcaagagaatgtgggcggcggtgatcacttaacaccaggtgatccgtacgctcgtttgtcctcctattccataaaaaatgtaatataaggCAAAACatatagttaatattaattataaaatttaaactagGAAAAAACATCCGTAACCTATAACAGCCCAAGTCAACACTATCATCCTTAGAGAAGATACCATAGACAATATACTAGTTATTAGACAAATACCAAGTGGAAGAGagaagaataaatataataaaagaatctTTGCAGTCTTCCATAGACTAGAATATACTAGTGTATAggcgacctgacagcccgataatgcgtgatcaattatatttttcaatgtaAACCTTACCtagtattcaaaatacaaagGAGCTAATGTCAAGTGTGGCTTACTGTCTATGACTTGTCAAACAAAAGTGGTcatagtaacaatagattcgctaaaaccattttttgataaaacatttaaatttatttatagataatggctgaacagtggctgtatcttatgaagcttactagaattagtaacaatcaatcccttatttcgagtattataataatgaaaatcactattaagagcaaaaaggtgacgatttttgtgaacgtgtattaaattttcatgaatgtactgacaatgaacagtaataatattatatatcctttaaatttttcattgagAGACTGCTAGGCCCGTGTAAGCCGTAGAAGATGCGATACCTTATTGCGCTGGATGTAGACGGGTCTGTTGAACATAATGTCCAGCAGGTGGCGGTAGGGCACGCGGCTGGTGTAGTGTGTGTACGTCAGACGCGCTCCGTCCGCGTCCAACAGGTGCGCGTACAGCAGCTCGGAGTAGCCCGGGCCTAGCGCACTACCCGCCGCGCCACCCGTTCCCCCTGCACCCCCTGACTCTTCACTCGGCGCTTGAGTTGGCACCTACAAGGAACCATAATTATCCACCTTCATAACTGGCGTGCTCACTGCTTGCAGCCACTCTGAGAAACCAGCTAATGACTACAACATTTACGAAACCGATACAGTTTCAAGCCTTTTCCAACATATTcgttatttcaattaaatcagAGCTCTGATTTATTGCACGTCGCACCAGTCATTAATATACTCCTTACTTAGAAGGTACCTAGTTCCACCCAGAGTGTTCACTTTATCGCTCAGCTGCTGaattaatcaattaatattCGAGGCCCTTTATATACGGGTGAGGATGATTCTAGAATGTTCTCGAACAGTGTAGTAGGCAGTAACAAGAAACAcatgtttttataaattcaaGGTTAAGGTTCCTGTCCAAGCGGTGACAAACACCAACGCAATTTGTCGTTTAAtgtttaacaaataatatatacctatgtACAGTTCACTTAGTTTAAGGCAACTCATTTGTTAAAACCAGTATTGTTTACGCCGCTAAGTAGATAGTTATCGAATTCTAACAAACAATCGACATAACAGTATCATCAATAGAACGGAACAATGCTGCAATCTGGCCCTTATTATATCGCTATATAAGTGCACTTTCAAGGAAGTTTCATCCACGTCCTACCAAGTACCAAACTGTGGCATGGGCTTTCTTCACATGGTGTTTCTAGATTGATTAGAAATAACCTAAAAAAGGCCAGGAGTGTTTGTGACTGGATAGTCCTAAATAGATTCAATTACCTGAATACCAAGCAGGCAGATATTCTTGTCGACCATGAAGGTGACCGAGCAGTCCAGTACGTTAGTATTGAGACAGTCTGTCTGCAGCACCACACCCCGCTGGCAGTAGATCTTGTGAAGATCAGTGTTGTGACGATCCACCTGATCCACTATTATGCCGGGCTGCCGAGTACCTGGTCAGTGGGAAGAGAgattatatatcaataaaaatgtGACTTTTTGTGTTCATTGACCTATAAACCAACAAGAAATTATGCCTGATGTCAGTGAATGCTTTCaagacacggacgagtaaaaaagaaggactccgcgccgtgatattaacaagtgaagcaccgttatgctagtgtgtgtgcggttacggttataaagtattgtttttatactatttcacaacgcacgacggcatttttaaaatattttattgagacgtaaactgatctgtcacagacgatgacagaATCGGcctgtattagtgtaagtgtgtgcgtggggctatgtatttacacgttaatcggcttgttttggtgttaCACTGCTATGTAAGGTAACACGGAGTCCTAATTTTTTTGCTAGACCGTGTTTCAAGTCTACTTTTGTTCACGTACCTTCGACTCTGGCGGGGTACGGGTAGTAGGGCGGGTGGAAGGGTAGCGGGGCAACCCTGCCCCCTTCACTCCACACGTGCTCCACCAGCACTGGGCTAGGAGTATCCACTACGAAGGTTGTCATATTCTGAGATCATAAAGACTTGCATTATTActgaaataatagttatttatggcATTGATACCAATAGAAGATAATTAAAATGCTtctcaatgacgttctatacatatagacaatgcacctcatacaaaatcaaagccacAAATGACACCTTAATAAgtttcgactgctatgtctatacatttctacgtttactccagttgcttaaaatattatcgATCAATAGGCAGCAATTTAAACACTAATTCAGTGTCatctgcgtattttgaattatttaggacccgatttggacagtgtcatcagtggagtagcagttaggtattttttttaaatccagactaaaaagagggttgctataagttttaagttcgtcagtctgtccctattttccgatcaagatctgttcagtccggggttttttacgattttaatcaaaaatcacactcatattataaatgggaaaattgtatgtttatttattggcttttGTTTATATTAGTTTCTTCTTTACATTCTAAAGGGATttagaatgaatgaatgaatgtaagTATTTAGAATTAAACATTTAACTACCCATAGTACTCACATTACACGAAGGTCCTCCACATCCGATGAGCTGCCTCCGTGGCGTCCGACTGATGGAAAATCCAGTTGGCATCGGCACATCCGAGTTATTGGAGAGTATGTTCATGAGGACCGCAAATGCCTCAGACTCAGTGAGCAGTGACGAGCGGGCTGGACCCTCAGCGAACTGTTGTGCTGTCAGCGTCAGGAACCTGATCTTCTCAATGACGTTGCGGAGTGACGGCTTGCTCATTGACTCTGAGGGAAGCAGTGAAGGTGTTTATGAGTACAATCATGCACAAACAAAATCTTTTTAAATGATTGTGTGAAGTGTTTCTGACTTATGAATGTAGTGCCACAATTATGTGATAGCATGAATTATTAGaagttttgtatttaaaattttagacATACCTACTGCGCAAgaattatcattaaatttttgaatggtaaaaaaaaagtttttcaatattttcttttttttttatatatttcaaaacattgtTGGAAAAAATTGTATGTAGACGTTTGAAACAAACAATTTGAACAACTGATAACTCTTGCATCACcggaggaattacaagagcgttgccgaacTTATAAGTCTTGAATAAACATACAGATGAATTTCAGAAACGACAACACATTGGCGGACCaggatcgaaccggggactGTCAACTActtattatgattatgacacCGACGCATAGACAAccgacaatttttttatgacagcaaGGGACGTGACGggcattacaatacagtgccgctcaggattcttgaaaaacccaaaaattctgagcggcactacaattgcggtcgtcaccttgagacttaagatgttaagtctcaatttgGACATTTTAATTTACTGTTGGGTTTCTTGGTGTCCGACGGGTCTGGTGGGTGAGTCTCGACGGCGTCACAGGAGCCACAGCCGCCTGCGGTTGCGGCGGGTTCGGGAACCGGTTCCGCGGGGGCCGGGCCTGCGTCAGTCGAGGTTTTAGGTGCCGTAGTGGGCGCCGGTTGAACAGCCACAGGCTCCAGGGAAACCGCGGCCTCGGGGCTGTTCTCGCCGCTGCTCTCTACATTCACCACCTTTCACCAAACAATTGATAGCAACAACATTAGTGAtaggtaaacaaaaataatttaaatagcttttTGACAGCTCACGCCCATGAAGTTtcatattaagttaaaatttcatgcaaataatattgtactttatTGACGGGTACCAACCCCCTTagcgatataaataaatatgaaaaaaaatataaaaaaaaataagtgacaTCAATTATTACGTCCTTTAGGACATCACTATTAGTTGCCAGTCGTCAAGCTGtcaaaaaactattaataaaatggaAAAAGTATAGGTAAACTAAATGTGAGGCTGCCcgtacttaattaaaattaattaaataataattttatttacttggGAATTTTCTTTTGAAGTTGACGGCTCCGGACTCTTTGATGTCGTTTCTGATGGTGAGTCATTGCATGGACTGACACTTCTCTCTGATACCCTTTTCTCTAAAGCCTTGGCATACCtgtccaaatataaaataatttatgtaatattcaaagagtataataatatataggcaAAAGAGAGCAATCTCTACGCAaagagctgtctatttgaaaactagcgccatctggagtttggccccgaaaataactatataagctcgaaattataaaatttatttttaatgttgtgacgcaactaaataactaactctactttttaatgtaggtattggaATTTTTTACCATgatgaaattgcgcgtagagttagttatttaattttaccagaacatagaacataaaggatagatttagtagtgtaaatatgcaaaatggatcacgagagctacatacatgcgcaaacgctagaagtagccgccattttatgaccagtgggcagtgacacaaatagagaaaagttgaaaggtttcaaagcgagtgtcagctgacaaagctttcattttcgggccaactaacagatggcactacagtcttctgaaaacgtcactttaaggtgtctgtcccacccctggtaatattataaaattgggAACTAATGATGCTGGCATAAAAACTAATAGTAAGACTAGACGAAgataaacaatttcattatgaaGATATCTCAGCAAGCAAACATCAACCTATAAGTGCAGACTCAAA
It encodes the following:
- the LOC126979716 gene encoding uncharacterized protein LOC126979716, producing the protein MAAAPADWQLECTKLKQRGAYLLQTGQWSDCTFLVGTEPNQVVISGHKLILAMASPVFEAMFYGGMAERNDPILILDVQIDAFKALLEYIYTGNINLTSFDKACELCYGAKKYMLPHLVKECTRYLWSDLYPRNACRAYEFARLFDENVLMEKCLQIISTNTKDVLCDNSFEDVELNTVITVFSLDHLNVDSELDLFNAAVRYAKALEKRVSERSVSPCNDSPSETTSKSPEPSTSKENSQVVNVESSGENSPEAAVSLEPVAVQPAPTTAPKTSTDAGPAPAEPVPEPAATAGGCGSCDAVETHPPDPSDTKKPNKSMSKPSLRNVIEKIRFLTLTAQQFAEGPARSSLLTESEAFAVLMNILSNNSDVPMPTGFSISRTPRRQLIGCGGPSCNNMTTFVVDTPSPVLVEHVWSEGGRVAPLPFHPPYYPYPARVEGTRQPGIIVDQVDRHNTDLHKIYCQRGVVLQTDCLNTNVLDCSVTFMVDKNICLLGIQVPTQAPSEESGGAGGTGGAAGSALGPGYSELLYAHLLDADGARLTYTHYTSRVPYRHLLDIMFNRPVYIQRNKVYKVGIVFNKVGWYPMGTCAQQVAAESVFFNFGIGQSSDSIRDGLIRSIIFTY